The following is a genomic window from Micropterus dolomieu isolate WLL.071019.BEF.003 ecotype Adirondacks linkage group LG12, ASM2129224v1, whole genome shotgun sequence.
TGTGTTTTGGGTTGCACTTATGTGAATAAAGCAATATGCAAATTGTCACTAATCACACTAATCATGTGAGTCCTGGAACTCAGTATCCCATGAACAGAAAGTTACACTTAAGACTGCAATGGAACCACATTTCTTCTACGCCTGGATGAATCCACAACAGACCTGCCAGCTAACAACTAGCATGCTTAAGGAACTTTTCACagatcacacacattcacatctgATTTGGCCCAAACACAACCACGCAGTGAAGAGAGGAACTCTCTTTGTCCTGACCATGTGCGTCCATACTCGTACACGCGATGCATAAGGAGGCATAACAatgacacacgcacacacatctcTTTGTCTTTAGTTTAGTGCATTTCAGTtagcattcattttgtgttttgcttttgtttacctTTCTAAATAAATGCTTGTGGATATCCATATTACATTTTTAGCTACTATTGTCTATCTTAGTAATTGATCTAAAAatgtatgttactgtgtgtttaaGATCTGCATAGATGTAGGTAGGATCTATAACTCCGATTCAGAGAAGAACTGATGAAGAAACATCCTGCATgaaaccacaaagagacaaagacatCACAAGATCTCCTCTCTTTGCTTTTATCTGCAAATGGGTTAAAGCTTCCTGCTCTTTGGGTTTGTGGTAGCATGTACAAAAAACAACCTCCCGTTCTGTGAAGACTTTGCTTTGGCCTTACGTATGAACAAACTGTATATGTGACATGTGCCAAtgttttacctttatttattcagggagcttcactgagagcaGCCTCTCATTTGCAGGATCATATCCTGATCATATTCACACTGTTACatattcacacctggaagctgcccaggttgctcaagggcacctcagtggtggtaagCACTGCTTGGTTTACTTTCCACGCCCAGATTATATCCTGCCAATCTGGGGAGTGAaccggggattgaaccggcAACCTCCCGGTCACAAGCTCATCAATGTTGCAGTGACAGTGATCTGAGCCTGGAAACACTTCAATAATTGAGttgttttatactttataaTGCATAACAACCAACTGAAATTATTAGTGTAAGGTGTGTGATCATAGTGAACTAAGGAAAGTTAACATAAGATGATAATCTGCTGTCACAATACAGTGTTGAGTCCTTTCTTGGTGAAGGCTCATATTTCACATTTGAGTACACGTTATCTGCATTTAAGATATGAGCCTCAGTTCACACAGCTGTCCTTTTAAAATGACTGTCTAAGCTGCTACACTGTGGCTTGGGGGCCACAGGCCTCAGTCTTCCTGTGTTCAAGCTAGGTCTTAAGTTTCCATCAGCGGAAACCTGTTCACAGTAGTTCACACTTCTTTCaccacagtaaaaaacaaaatgatgagAGTTGGACAGTTTAAACTTCACACCCTCTCTGTACATTTATGGTTAGAAGAAGTTTTAATAGATCAAAGCGAATTTTGGAGTCcgctctttctgtgtctgtatcCAATTCTGTATATTACAACATTCTCTTTTAATacacagattttactttatGGCCTGCACATCTGACTGCAGAGCTTTCAGCTGAACCATTTTTAACACACTGTAGTTTGCTGTTGATTACTGATACTTTGTATTTGAATTTTACCTTTTCtgtttcaattaaattcaattttttttatagcgccaattcataacagaatcTATCTCAATGTACTTTTCTTTTAGAGCTGGTCTAGACCGTACTTtctaatattatttacagagacccaacattTCCTACCATTAGcaagcagagtgtgtgtgtgtgtgtgtgacaaaggtcataaaatatcaaccATTCCTAAACACCATCTCAGAGCTAGGCTATAGTAGACGACTGCTTGTGTTCATATTTGGCAGCTTAGGACATACGCACAGGCTGCCCATGCTCTGTCATGGTACCTATGAGAGATGAGTGATATGCTTAGTATTGTGAAGACCTGTTGCATGCCACTGGTCCATGATTTTGTATATGTATTTGACTGGAACTATAATATAGCAAAAATGTCGAAATAGTCATAGTTATTAATATTACAAATTATTAATAAAGATTCATAAATACAGGGAACCACCCTGaaatcagggaccaataactCTCAAAATGGGGTTTTGTCACCCTACAAATGccaatatttaaacattaatttatataaataaggTAGACAGTGAAGGGTGAATCCGTGCATTGACCGTCATAACGATAGCTACgtattgtaactccagattctatgagaatagacgcagccctctaaggctatcgctattgggtttacacAACGGTGTGCAGTACTTCACCAGCGGGTGAGCGAAAACTGTCCTGTCAGCGAAACACGTTGTGACAGGCGAAATGGCTGCAGCGTAGGTCTTAACCGTACTGAATGCCAGAACTATGTCCATGAGCAGCTGGATCACATAAGCACTCCATGCAGCGGACAGGCCTGGGTCCAAATACCAGTGTTGGAACGCCGAGCATTTGGAGGAGTAAGAGGCTTCGGAGCCACCAGGATCACTGCCAAGGCTGAAAACCGCAGGCAGTTCAGGGGGCGAGGCATCAGCCGAACCGGCGGAAAAGCATACAGCCAAGGAGGCCACAGTGGGTGCATGATGGCATccagatccacctctgccacGGGGAACCTGACCCACATTTTGGGCAATCAGATTGGGGTGATTGCTGCCACTCACCTGTCCCTCTGTTCAACACGCTCTCTGATGGACAGCAGATGAGTTTGCGTCCACAACTGGGACCTTGTTTTACAGGCGAGGATCTTGAATCTGGATCCAGACAtagggactcgagtttgagactcagaCTCAAGTCAcgcttaagtcgcacacacagtgacttcagacttctCTTGAAACCTGTCTTCAAAAAACTTGACTcaaggtgcgggactcgtgcaCTATGTTAAGTTTTAGGAAACCGATGAGCTTGCATTTATTCCCTCGCTATGTTACCTATAACCTACATGCGTAACACATACTATAGAGATTCTGCGCCCAGCCACATGTGAgcgaggacaacaaacaccagcagctgctccgccattcatcataaacgctggctttaaaacttcatacgacaaggcccaaacaaagaagggctgaacgcaaaatagcttagtaacctgaggttagtgaacatgtttagctcagcagtggccatctaacattagcttgctttCTTTCAAAGGTTGACTCCGACTATcattcgttatgaaaagatgaatgagcatttGTTAATATGCTCAAAGtcaattaatgtaattatttatgtaccGCTGGCTGCcgtcacattaattattaatgttggctgcaaacaggttacaggtttattgttgatcatgtaacgttacatttacgttttatttagttaacatcACACTGGGATTGAgggtctgggggatgtgttgactgaGTTAACAAGCTGTCATAATTGCATTGCACGTTATATGggtgtgctctgtaagtgaaaaacaggttacaatTAAAGATAGCCATGCAGTGTTCTAAGCatcctggattgaacgcagcaggtgacaacattcattataaccacgagtgacttgagacttgacttgtaCTCTAGCCTGAGAGCATCTCTGTCTGGATCCCATCTTAATTTTGAGCACAGTGTTCTAGTGGAGtaataaggtactatgagctacCAAGACATGATGGTGAGGCTTCTaatgtgagtgagtgaatgaatgacaTGGTAACATGCGGCTTTCATTTTTACTCTGCAACTCCAGAGTGCTTAATaattttctctgctgtttgcaGTGTTGAGCAATGTCAGTTTTTTCAACTTAGTACTCACTTCATTCTGTTACTAGTCATAAATAGTAACTATTTACTTCAGTCTTCAACAACAAACATGTTCTGTTCCTGGTGATGTGCTCACTTTACACATTCCTCTCTGAAGCAATATTTAAAAGATGTCtgaataattacttttttaattttttttttgtctactaCTGTTCATACTATTCTACACGTAAGGACCAGCTTGCTCATTGCCATGctgtttcagttttatcttcaAACAGTGCAGTTAAATAgaaattgtttgtgtttctaaaaACTTACATTTGATGATGACAGACCTATCTCAGAGCATTTTTTATTGGAACTTCTTTACACTCAAGAAAAGAAATTGTCAAAAAGAAACTGCTCATTGTGAAGTTTTCCTGGGTAACAACATCTTCCCTGTAGCTTTTGCAAAGACACAGCGCTGATTTTTTTCAAGCTGTTTCACAAGACAGAATTCACTCCATATTGAGGTCATGGTAGAATGTTCAGAGGTAGACATCACAAACGTTTGGCAcattaaacagaaaacagataCCACAAGGGTGAGAAAATATAGCTTGTGTATATATAGCTAGTGTAAGAGTAGCAGGTCTCTGACATTCACTGTCCATTTTTCTGTAGAATGATTTTAGCCGATTATAGGAGCTTAggtttattctgtattttatctaCATCTGACTTTTACAACTACAAACATACTTTAAATAACTTTATCCAGCAGCCGTCTTAATGCAGCAGCCACAGTCATTCAAGACTGCTTGATTGATTAAACTTCTTTATTGATTGTTAATATAAAGGCTGCTAGCAGcttctaaatatatataatttcatttaaaatttaatccATAAAAACTCCTAAATACAGTGGTTACAACTGACATGCCAGAATTGGCCCAAAGGCTTCAAACTAGACCAACCacagaaaaatgacaataataatcaaCAAAAGCATTATTCAGATTCAGCAGGTCATTCAGTTATTTGTTGCAGCACACACATACCCAACAATAAATGTTTACTCAGCAATTTAGTATTTCCATAGTCGTTAGtactgaaattaaatttaagaattcaattaaataaaaagcatcTAAAACAGTAAACCATTGCTTTGTTCAGAATCAGCGGCATGATATTGGggtggcagtagctcagtctgtaGCACATTCAACAGTATTTAAATATACCATTCATGCTGAAAAGATGTGAAGTTGCTGAGTACAGTTTTAATCAGGGAGAGCTAAGCTCCAGTGGCTGACTTCTTCATACATGACAAAGCTAAATCTCATATTTTAAAGTTGTTATACCACTAAacatatatagatagatatatatttgTTTAGTAGCAAGGCATTCTTCATTCTACCTGGTTTATCTGCATTCCCCAGATCACCCAACTCAGTTCTGCGGACAGTATTTGatgtcagaataaactacagagTCTTCACTGGATCTCACTGAGGTTTGACTGGCTGGGAGGCTTCTGGGAACAGAACACAAATCTTCATAGATAACTGCATCACTAGTCTGTGAGAAATGGACATTAAAAGAATTATTCTAAACGCTGGACATAGAAAACTGCTTACACATCAAATTAAACTCTTACCTGATTGCCTTCTGAACATCCATCAGTTGCCTCTGAAGAAACAGTCAGTTCCAGTTAGTGCAGAAATCAACTGAATGAGGATCTGATTCTTCAGCCAACCAATATAACAATTTTAAATACCTGTGGAATCTTTCCTCTTGCAAAGTGTCCATATAAGAAAGACTGTCACAGTCCCAAGAATGATGTTTGACAGCGTCAGTGCGATAACGGTTGGACTCTGTTCAGGTGGCTTGGTGTCTGCGTTTTACAGAAAAGAGTAAAGAAATGGTGAGTCATTTAGATTTGTATATAAAACCTACGATTGCAATGTCCTCCATTTAAACGATGTCTAATTCCGATGTCACAACTGACTGGACCAATCAGTTTTATCATGTCTTGCCATGCAAATAGTGTTGAGTTAACAGTTAAGTATTTTAGTTTCTTATTCTTCACCAGAATGCAAAAACGTTGGCTTTAGGGCtgcaaataacattttttttatcattctgATGATTATATTCTCAATTAATCATTTCgcctataaaatgtcaggaTATAGTGACAAACTTTAATCTCAATTTTACAGAGCCTAACATTATTTTCTGCCAATCAACTAAAAGATTTGTAGACAACATTTTTGTCTGGCGACAGGGTTATATACAGTAAAAGTGAATGGCAACTTGTTTGTGAGGCTCAAAGCACTGTCAACTCCACAAATGTATGGTTGAATCAACACTTCTCTGTATTTACCATTTATATGATTTACTAGGAATTGGAAGTATTTTACAGTGACAGTTTCTGTCTTACTGTGAATATTAATCCTGGTCCCATTTCCAAACAGTATCTGTCCACACAAAGTCACAACACAGCAGTAGGCTCCAGCATCATCAGAGCTGAGGTTCCTCATGAGAAGGTTGGACACACAGGTAGTTTCTCCGCTCTCAATCCTCTGGCAGATGTCATTCTTATTTCCAGAGGAGTAAATCATTTCTGGAGCAGAATGATCTGAGGTTTTCAGCCACATGACACTAACGTGTTCTGCTGCACAGTGGCCAGTGTGAACAGAACAGCTGAGAGTCACAGAGTCTCCTGGCTGGACTGACTGAGACTCTGGCTGCTGGACGACAGAGTCGCTGATCATCTTTGCACCTTCGGAAAGAAATCAAACAAGTCTGATCATTAGAATTCTGTTTAAACACAGCTGAAATGAATATGCAATTAGGGTAAAATCCTGGAAATGAATACCTTTCAGCATTAAAAAGGTTCCTGGTCCAAACTTGATGCTGTCAAAGTGCATTACTCCACAGAAGTATGTTCCAACGTCCTCCCATGTTGTTACAGATATGCTCAGATTACTGATGAATTTGTCAAATCTTACTGAATAACGGTGATGAAATTCAGCACTAAATACACTCACATTATAGCTGGAGTTTATTTCTACCACAAGCTGCAGTTTTTTCCCTGTAGTCTTGTACCACACTCTTTTTCCCATCTCACTCCTTATGTGACACTCAATAGTAGCTGAGTCTCCAAGCTTCACTGTTTGGAAAGGAACCGGCTGAGAGATGTCACTATGCTGTGCCACACCTGAAATATACAGACAGGATATAATCACCATGTTTGAGTGTGAAGATGACATGAAAAGATTCCACAAGTGGATTCTTCGTTACTCACACAAAGACCAGAGCAGGATAACATTCACAAAGGACACCATCTTTTTGGCTGCTTCTCTGATCCTGCTTCTTCTCCACAACAGTTCTGACCTACTAAGACTGCGGCAGACTTAACAGATTCACCACTTGGCCTACTTTCGGCCACATCTGTCAGGTCTGATTGGTTCATCGTCCTCACCCTGCAGAACAGGATTGGCTGGTTCACAGTGAAGCAATAACAAAACCTTCATCATGACCTGTTTTGACATCAAATCTTCAGCTCTTTGACATTAAATGGCAACACGCAGGTAAACCACATGCATACTTTCCAGAAGAATGGAAGACACATATGAAAGTGTGTCAACATTTAAAAGGATGGTAAGAAAGAAAACGTGTGTATGGGTAACAAAGCCAAAATATCTAACAGCAGCTGTACTGTGGTACTTGGATGAGGTGAGCAAAGCGGGGAACTACAGCAAAAATTCACTCTGTATATTCCACAATAGAAACTGTCTTCAGTAGAAAGTAGATTTGTTTAAATTCTGTGAGCATCATTAACTAAATTCTAAGACcacaacaaataaaactttctACATGGCCAGTTTCCTGATTTGTGTGAACTGACTCTTTGCAAGTCTGCTTAAAGGAAAAGAATGAAATTTAGGGAAATACGGTAATTTGCTCTCTTGTCAATACATAATTCTTGGTTAGGTACTTAACCCACCATAAACCATGATTTGACTGttacatgttaattagtgagctttagaggtgctggtaggcagatttttaCCTTTGGGAGACTGGTTAGCTGTTTATTCCTGTTTCCACTCTTTGTGctaagttaataaaaatgttcccTAAATGTCAACCTCTTCCTGTGAAGGTGTGTCAAACATTAAAGGAGGAGTGGACAGGTCTGCACTGTGGATGATATGTCTCAGTATCTTCATATTCCCCTAAAGTTCTGATTAATGTCAGCAcagcacttttgttttggcATTTCAGTAATGATGTAGTATTCAGTGCACTTGCAGGTGTAAAGAAACCACAGTCAGCAAGtgaatctgttttgtttttcttcctctgcaGCTCAGCAATGAAGCACTGTCCAAGGAAACAAAAAGGGTTTTTGTACCAAAATGGCTTTAACTTTTTGAAGATCTCTCAGACATGTATCACAggttaatatactgtattacgCCTCCTGTCCTCTGTAATGCCTCCCTGTAATCTTAAGTAAATGTGACTTCCTCCCAGACCGTTTCTGAGAACAATCTGAGGCGCTCTTACCTTGAAATCACAGAGCAGCTGAACTGCCTGgctcgatctgctctgtgcagcttgacgcggcttctgtcaaaaataaaccAGGCGCGTATTTTAAGCGAGGCAGAGCAGAGAAGTGCTTCTCTGACACTTCTGAAAGTGTCTGGTGCAATCACAGCATTGTCTAGCATTTAACTTAAACTATATCATCTTGGTTTGGATGTTTGGTTTCATGCATGTTTGTCATAGACAATCTGTAGTTGTCTCAGAACAGCCACCTTTGGGATAAATAAGGAGGTACCACCAGGTTCTGTGCTGGGCCCTTAAATTTAAAACCAAATTAACACCAGACCAGATTTCCGGACTTTTTCACTCTACTGATCTTATGCACACTGAACTTGGGAAGACTGCCTTCCACCACTTCATACTCTATGAATAGAATTAATAGAACATTTGAAAACTTGAATGTTTAATCCCACTGGCAGTTTTTATGTCAAATCTATTAAGTGATGTCTCTGATTCTCTATGGTTCTTTATGTGCCTTTGTCTCtcaggatgtgtgtgtatttgtctttttgttgtgtggcagtttgtttttatcttttaccTGCTGGACTCCCTCTTGCAATAGAAGAGATGATTTTACATGATTTAATAAACGTTATACACAGTATTTCCTAATTCAGAAGGTGAAGGCACTTCCTCTCAGAGAAAAATCTGAGGCCCCCTCACCTGGAAACCACAGAGCTGTCAAAATAAGTGGAACAATAATTCCTCAGTTTACTGATTTCACACAGTGCATTGTATCCTTTCTAAACCATATTTTAAGGATATTATTTTACCTTAATTTTAAGAATTTGCTTGTTTTTACTACACTAGCAGataacgaaggttacgatatggtaaccctagttctgtAAGCACAGGCAGAGCCCTCTACTGGATtttatgggtactacctcctccaatcacacgcatgCATTTgtccactgaaattttatcgtgcacgtagccgaccaataggacgtcgctaccgatacatgcatatatatataaatagcagtgtccctactgcctcagcatccgaccgcctTTTCAGCAGACGGTGTCAGAGCGccagggctcatcggtagagggctccgcctgtgcttatagaactagggttaccatatcataaccttcgttctatctcacacgccctctactggactctccCGGTCGTACACAGGCCGGCTaaagccccgaccaccacatcacctagtgacagactcagggacacccctgagaaggccGCTGGACCGATatgggcttggcctgaccattaacacctgcactgccctgacttctcactgaaatGTCAGGCACTCGACCATTTACACCTCGGTTGAGATGACGTCGATTAACAGGGTAGGCAGTCTGCTCCACCACTTGTATGTGGCTATATTACTTACACTGAtatcctttcatcacttcccaggaaactaaacaaacatACTCTTTTGGCCTCAGGTTTAGATGCCAACGATCTCGGGGTGACTTCAGTgttgtaacgactgtcgttaaaACAGCCAgaagcactaacaaaccagcggttTGGATCATCTTGACAAATAACCCCGACAGAGGTTAAATAgatgagtttccctaccagtcagaactgaagaagtctgtTGGAGGAGAGGGACGTcctcaagtatcttcaaccaagtccagttgctatTGACTTCAAACCTTCCTTGGATGAAACGTGTTCAACTCTATTTCTGAGTACAGTCtcgacctgctctatatgaaacgCGCTAtgaaataactgttgttgttaattgccaccatataaataaaattgaattgaattgaactctACTGCTTTTCACTAAAGTACACACATTCAACCCAGgtgtcctctctctgtctctgtgatcTTGTTCTCCCATCCATCAGCGTGCTGGACATTATCTTCATCCTGGCAACCCTGGACATGGGAAACAGTAAATCACATCTGAACAGCATTGGCTGTGGAGGAAGCTGAAAATCCTGCATAAGACAGTAGCAGATACCTGCACAGTGGCTGCAAGTTCTCTTAATGATCATGCACTCCAAGAAAGCCAGTATAACTGGGTGCCAAAGATCCAGGATTGACGTGTACCATGTGACCTATTAAcgtatactgtatgtcaactGATGAGCATATTATCTGCAAATCCAGACACTTACTTTCATTTGACAGTTTTTCCCAAAGCGACAATTATGGCATTACAAAGCAGCTTTactctgtgtttattttatgtttgataAAGGAGTAACCATAACTATTTATCAGCTGAGAGAACTTCTACTAAAAGTTACTTATCCTCAAAGTCCAGCTTGGTCCCCTTCGTAAACAGTATCTGGCCACATGTTGTCAAGCCAATGTATTTTCCGTCCTCTGGTCTAAATAAAAGATTTGTCACTTCCACAAACACCAGAGTAGGAAATCATTCACAATCAGATTGTCTGCTTTAGCAGTTCTGACTGACCGAAGCACCAGAAACAGCAGACTTAACAGACATCTGTCAGGGCTGATTGGTTCATCAGCTGCAccacctctgtggttatgaattTAATGATGTGTAGAGGCAGAACAGGTATTTTGCACTAACATTAGTAGATTTCCACTTGATTAACATACAGACTTGTCACAGGTTAATATACTGTTGAAGCCTCCTGTTCTGTGTAATGCCTCCCTGTAATCTTAAGCAATTGTGACTCCCCACCAGACTCTTACTGAGAACAATCTGAGGCGCTTCCAGAGCAGTCCAATTGTGTTTCACATGTGGTTTTAACTGGTTTTCATACAACCTAGTTTTTGTGAAGAACACCCATTATGCTCAATCTAGTTTCCTCACCACACTTGCTGATAAAGTTTGTGGTTTGAACACACATTCTCAAGTTCAAAGTGTTGCAGTAGCTGAACACACGTCGTAATAGaattatatgtatttatttaatcttgTATACTATACAAATACTTCTTACACTTTTTGGACACGTTCTGCAtgaaaacacaatgacaaagaaGTGAAAACAGCTGTTAACATGACCAAACCTTACAAAACCATCGATAGACTTTCAACCGGCCACATGgataaacagatttatataaaaGGAGTGTGACACACAGTCACCATACTACAAATACTGATATGTGTACTCTATATGGGAAAGACAATGAAGAAAGCTTCCACTGTGACTTAAGTTTAGCACTTTCTAATTGTGGAAGCCCTCAGTACTGTAGCGGGTGGCACCAGAAGAACTAAACTCTTTTGGAACCTATTGGCTAGATAGTGGAAATTATTGCACTTCACACTTTGTCTTTGAAAATGCTTGTTTAATGAGATTACAGCGAGGTAAAatgatatttacaaaaaaatatcctattaagcaaaaataaacttttcttgACATTTTCTGCTATATGAGATTGCCCActcacagtgagagagagagaggataaCATGCAGCATTGGTCTTGGGGCGGACTCGAAACCGGGCCACTGCAACACATGATGTGGGCCCCA
Proteins encoded in this region:
- the LOC123980878 gene encoding CD226 antigen-like isoform X2; protein product: MVSFVNVILLWSLCVAQHSDISQPVPFQTVKLGDSATIECHIRSEMGKRVWYKTTGKKLQLVVEINSSYNVSVFSAEFHHRYSVRFDKFISNLSISVTTWEDVGTYFCGVMHFDSIKFGPGTFLMLKGAKMISDSVVQQPESQSVQPGDSVTLSCSVHTGHCAAEHVSVMWLKTSDHSAPEMIYSSGNKNDICQRIESGETTCVSNLLMRNLSSDDAGAYCCVVTLCGQILFGNGTRINIHNTKPPEQSPTVIALTLSNIILGTVTVFLIWTLCKRKDSTEATDGCSEGNQTSDAVIYEDLCSVPRSLPASQTSVRSSEDSVVYSDIKYCPQN
- the LOC123980878 gene encoding signal-regulatory protein beta-2-like isoform X1 → MVSFVNVILLWSLCVAQHSDISQPVPFQTVKLGDSATIECHIRSEMGKRVWYKTTGKKLQLVVEINSSYNVSVFSAEFHHRYSVRFDKFISNLSISVTTWEDVGTYFCGVMHFDSIKFGPGTFLMLKGAKMISDSVVQQPESQSVQPGDSVTLSCSVHTGHCAAEHVSVMWLKTSDHSAPEMIYSSGNKNDICQRIESGETTCVSNLLMRNLSSDDAGAYCCVVTLCGQILFGNGTRINIHSKTETVTVKYFQFLVNHINDTKPPEQSPTVIALTLSNIILGTVTVFLIWTLCKRKDSTEATDGCSEGNQTSDAVIYEDLCSVPRSLPASQTSVRSSEDSVVYSDIKYCPQN
- the LOC123980878 gene encoding signal-regulatory protein beta-2-like isoform X3 — translated: MVSFVNVILLWSLCVAQHSDISQPVPFQTVKLGDSATIECHIRSEMGKRVWYKTTGKKLQLVVEINSSYNVSVFSAEFHHRYSVRFDKFISNLSISVTTWEDVGTYFCGVMHFDSIKFGPGTFLMLKGAKMISDSVVQQPESQSVQPGDSVTLSCSVHTGHCAAEHVSVMWLKTSDHSAPEMIYSSGNKNDICQRIESGETTCVSNLLMRNLSSDDAGAYCCVVTLCGQILFGNGTRINIHSKTETVTVKYFQFLVNHINDTKPPEQSPTVIALTLSNIILGTVTVFLIWTLCKRKDSTEATDGCSEGNQKPPSQSNLSEIQ